The Halostagnicola larsenii XH-48 region GACGGCCGCTTGCTCGTCGCTCGAGTCGACGGGACGGTCGCCGGGTTCGCTTCGTTCTCGGTCGAACAGGGATCGCTGTCGCTGTCCTCGACTCGCGGATTCCTCTCGAACCTGTACGTGTTGCCGGCCTACCGGAGACAAGGAATCGGAACGGCGCTGCTTCGCGCCGTCGAGGACGCGCTCGTCGAACGCGGGGCCGACGACCTGATTCTCGAGACGATGGCAGAAAACGAGCCAGCGCGACGGTTCTATCGACGGGCCGGCTACGAACCGTTTCGCGTCGCGATGGAACGATCGCTCTCGGATCGGAAAGAAAACGATACACACTCAAAGGGGGAGGAATAACCAACTCATAGCGCCAGGGGAGCATGGGTGGTTCATGCACTCGACTTGTAATCGAGACTCCCGGGGTTCAAATCCCTGCTCTGGCTTACCTCCGTCGGTTCGAATCCCATACTGACTGATTTCGTCCGGCCCGTTCGACGCTCCCGCATCATAGCGTTTTCTGCCAACTCCCGTTTCTGCCATTCTCCTTCGAGCTGCGGTTTCGCTCCGGCCG contains the following coding sequences:
- a CDS encoding GNAT family N-acetyltransferase; protein product: MTPSEPVVEPATAADLDSIVTHWVELAHGQREYGSYILPEQNREAMREIFGAHSFDGRLLVARVDGTVAGFASFSVEQGSLSLSSTRGFLSNLYVLPAYRRQGIGTALLRAVEDALVERGADDLILETMAENEPARRFYRRAGYEPFRVAMERSLSDRKENDTHSKGEE